In Nostoc sp. CENA543, a single genomic region encodes these proteins:
- a CDS encoding S-layer homology domain-containing protein, with protein MFLCKRPVVFLSLAVLLNLLTACANAPTAKNLEQSLAADPRLSNNPAILGQSPTGESTPGVNQPSTQLPADFPQDIPLYPNATLQAITPASATENQVSTRWLSSDPSNAITSFYRNQLQAKNWQIEQQPTDDVEGSFTARRNDLLLKVSVQPQSVTNAAPNQPQTSTLLKIEYTPNSTASTQPNATASNSDVPQPGDPQFIGPVQPVTSATQPTQTNQTPTAQVFNDITKAPLQIQQYIQDLASLGVFTANSAANKNNSPDTTKQFEPGKIITRREFARWLVAANNAMYANNPAKQIRLAAETTQPTFSDVSPQDADFAAIQGLAEAGLIPSPLSGDSTAVLFRPDAPLTREQLVLWKVPLDTRQALPTANLESVKETWGFQDIGKIDPKALRAVLADFSNGEQANIRRVFGYTTLFQPKKPVTRAEAAAALWYFGTSGDGISATEALKLKRSPT; from the coding sequence GTGTTTCTCTGTAAACGTCCAGTTGTATTCTTAAGTTTGGCTGTTTTACTCAATTTGTTAACAGCCTGTGCCAATGCACCAACTGCTAAAAATCTGGAACAGTCTTTAGCCGCAGATCCCAGGTTAAGTAACAATCCAGCAATTTTAGGTCAATCTCCTACAGGTGAGTCAACACCAGGAGTAAATCAACCATCGACCCAGTTACCTGCGGATTTTCCTCAAGATATCCCGTTATATCCCAACGCCACACTACAGGCAATCACCCCTGCTAGTGCTACAGAAAATCAGGTATCAACTCGTTGGCTGAGTTCTGACCCCAGCAATGCTATTACTAGTTTTTACCGCAACCAGTTGCAAGCCAAGAACTGGCAAATTGAGCAACAACCAACAGATGATGTAGAAGGCAGTTTTACTGCACGACGCAATGATTTACTGCTGAAGGTATCTGTTCAGCCGCAATCGGTGACTAATGCTGCACCTAATCAACCACAAACCTCCACATTACTCAAGATTGAGTACACACCAAATAGCACTGCTTCCACTCAACCGAATGCAACTGCATCAAATAGCGATGTTCCCCAACCAGGTGATCCACAGTTTATTGGCCCAGTACAGCCTGTAACCTCGGCAACACAACCAACACAAACAAATCAAACACCGACGGCGCAAGTATTCAATGATATTACTAAAGCACCGCTACAAATACAGCAATATATTCAAGATTTAGCGTCTTTAGGGGTGTTTACGGCAAATTCCGCAGCCAATAAAAACAATTCTCCCGACACAACCAAGCAATTTGAACCAGGTAAAATTATCACCCGTCGAGAATTTGCCCGGTGGTTAGTGGCTGCCAATAATGCGATGTATGCTAATAATCCAGCCAAGCAAATTCGTCTAGCGGCTGAAACTACCCAACCAACTTTTAGTGATGTCTCGCCTCAAGATGCTGATTTTGCCGCGATTCAGGGATTAGCAGAAGCAGGATTGATTCCTAGTCCCTTATCTGGTGATTCTACGGCTGTTTTGTTCCGTCCTGATGCACCCCTAACACGAGAACAATTGGTGTTATGGAAAGTACCTTTAGATACACGCCAAGCTTTACCTACAGCTAATTTAGAGTCAGTGAAGGAAACTTGGGGTTTCCAAGATATTGGTAAAATCGACCCCAAAGCATTACGGGCTGTTTTAGCAGATTTCTCCAATGGCGAACAAGCCAATATCCGTCGTGTGTTTGGTTATACAACCTTATTTCAACCCAAAAAACCAGTGACTCGTGCAGAAGCGGCGGCGGCGTTGTGGTATTTTGGTACTTCTGGCGATGGTATATCGGCTACTGAGGCACTGAAGTTAAAGCGATCGCCAACCTAA